The sequence TGTTAAATTAAAGGATTTTGCCTTTATCTTCCATTTTCCTGGGATATCATTATAATGAACAGCAATATAATTTTTTTCTCCTAATAAAACTTCCTTGCTATATTTCAAATTATTATAAGAATCATAAATTTCTATATTTGTTTTTCCTTCAACTAGGTCTAATGCTTGATCTAAAACAATAGAATATAAACTTATTTCTTCATTAGGTAAATAACTATCTTTATCTGTAACAATTTCTAAACTTGTTGGAACTTGATTTATAGTTATTATTATTTGTTCTTCACCTTCATTTTCTACAATATCATTTTCTTTTTGATATGCATAAATATTTATTTTATAATTTCCTGATTTTATGTCATTCGGTATGTTTATTATTGAAGAAAACTTGTTGTTTATTGTTTGTGTTTCTTTTTTTGTTCCCTCAAAATAAATTTCTATATTTAAAGAAGCAGTTTTTCCATTTAAAGGTAGGGCAGTTCCTTCTATTTTTAAATTACTTCCTGGATTTATTTGCGTTTCTTTTATGTTTAATGTTATGTTTATTTCATCTGTTAATATAAAGGTATTAGATTCTTTCTTTTCATTTCCATAACTTGCTAAAAACTTACAATTTCCTTTTAAATCATCAAGAAAATATTTTGAAAAAAGCATAGAATAAGTTATTTTTTCCTCTCCTTTTTTTATCCACAAAGAAGGAATCTGCATTAAATTTTTATCTCCGTTTTCACAAACTAAATCTAAAGAAAATGGTTTTTGTTGTTTGGAAGAATCTTTTATTATTATTGAAATGTCTTCGCTATCTAAAAAATTATAAATGCTTTTTTTTGGTTCTGATATGGTTATTTCTGCTTTTATTAAATGTATAGATAGCAAAATAATAAAAAATATAGAGATAAGATAAAATTTGTTTTTTTTCATAAGGTAGTATAGAATTGAAAGTTTTTAAAGATTTTTCTTTGTTATGCTATCCAAAAAGATTAGATTTTATTGAATAATAATAAAATTTATATACGTAATAACTTTATAAATATTAAAAGAAGGTAAAGTTATTAAATAACTTAAAAATGAAAAAATATCCAGAAGAAAAAATAATTATAATTTTGTTATGCTGTATCATTTTTCTTTTAATTTTATTAATTATTTTTGTTTTTAGCACATATTATGAAATAATTAAAAGTAAAAAAGAAATAAATAAATGTTATGATGAAACTTGCTTTTTTTCTTCTTTACAGAATAAAGAAAAATCTAAAATATCTATAACAGAGGGGGATTATTTATTAGGAATAACAATAAATGAATTTAAGAATAATCTATTATATGTTAATGTTATAGCATATAGTTATAAAACAATGAAAAGAACTTATTTAAATTGCGAGATTCCTTATGAAATATCTCAAGATTATAAACATGAAATAATATCATTTTTAGAAGGAAAACAGGCAAGAATAAAATGTCAGTAAAAAAAATAAAATTAATATTTTTCATTTTTTCTTTATTTATTATTATTTTATTTTTTTATAACTCTATAAGTTTTGTAAGTGCAGCTACAGAAATTTCTTCTTGCACTACTATAACCTCTCCAGGAGAATACACTTTAACTGCTGATATAATTAATTCATCAGCATCAATATGTATAGACATACAAGCAAATGATGTCACATTAGATTGCCAAGGATATACTATAGACGGAAAAGACACATCTAACACATATGGAATTCGTGTTTATCGTTCATCATCAACAGATACAAATGTAATAATAAAAAATTGCATATTAACAGATTGGTTTGGAGGAATTTATTTATATAGAGCAAATAATAACACAATAATAAACTCAACATCTAATTCAAATTCTCAGTATGGTATCTATCTTTCTTCAAGTTCAAATAACACAATCATAAATTCAATATTTAATTCAAATTATTATGGCATCTATCTTACTTCAAGTTCAAATAATAACACAATCATCAACTCAACAGCTAATTCAAATTCTCAGTATGGTATCTATCTTGCTTCAAGTTCAAATAATAACCAAATCATAAATTCAACATTTAATTCAAATTCTCAGTATGGTATCTTTCTTTATTCAAGTTCAAATAACACAATCATAAATTCAATATTTAATTCAAATTATTATGGCATCTATCTTTCTTCAAGTTCAAATAACCAAATCATAAATTCAAGTTTAATTAATAATATAGTATATGATTTATATCTTTATTCTTCACAAGATTCATACTGCCAAAACAAACTTGAAAATGTAATAGGAACAGATAATAAACCTATAATATATTATAATGAAACTGTAAATATACAAGGCTGGAACAATAACTTTTCTGAGTTAATATTATGTAATGCTGATTATTCTGTAATTAAAAATGTAAACCTAACTCATATTAACAAAAAGAATAATGGAATTTTATTAGTTAGAACAGATTACTCTAATTTAACTAATATTTTTGTTAATAATTCTTATTATGGTATTTATCTTTATTCAAGTTCAAATAACACAATCATAAATTCAATATTTAATTCAAATTCTTATGGCATCTATCTTTATTCAAGTTCAAATAACCAAATCATAAACTCAACAGCTAATTTAAATTCTCGTGGTATCTATCTTTATTCAAGTTCAAATAATACGGTAGTTAATAATATAATAAAAGAGAATAATAATTTTGATATTTATATTTATGCATCAAAAAATGAAGATTGCAATAATATATTAGAAAATAACATTGGTTCTATGGACAGAACTATTAAATATTTTAATAATTCAATAAATTTATCAAATGAAGTATTATCCGAATTAATATTATGTAATGCAGATTATTCAGTCATCACAAATATAACAATAGAAGCTTCTCAAATCAAAAAGAATAATGGGCTTATTGCTTTTTTAACTGATAACTCAAATTTCATAAATATAAATTCTTCAAATAATTGGTACGGTATTTATTTAAGTGGATCAAATAATACAATAATGAATAATATTGCTAATTCAAATAGTGATATAGGGATTCTTTTAGGTGGATCAAATAATACAATAATGAATAATATTGCTAATTCAAATAGTTATGGAATTAGGATAAGTGGATCAAATAATACAATAATGAATAATATTGCGAATAATAATTCTGGAGGTTTTGGATTTGATTTACCTAGCTTATCAAATAGTATATTAGTAAATAATACTGCTAATTCAAATAATAATGGTATCTATCTTGATTCAAGTTCAAATAACCAAATCATAAACTCAACAGCTAATTTAAATTTTCGTGGTATCTCTCTTTCTTCAAGTTCAAATAATAACACATTACACTCAAACACAATCACAAAAAATACACAATATGGAATTTATTTATCTTCACCAGATTCAACTCCTAACACAATTTACAATAATTTCTTTAACAACACAAACAACTTCTATTTTATTGGAACACCACGAGCTAATAATTGGAACACAACAAAAACATCAGGCACAAACATAATAGGCGGAAATTATTTAGGTGGTAACTTCTGGGCAAAACCAGATGGAACTGGATACAGCGAGACTTGTTCTGATTCTGATTCAGATGGAATTTGCGATTCTGCTTATATTCTTGCTTCTAATAACATAGATTATTTGCCCTTAGCTATTTATAGTAGCATTGGTATAACACCATTTCAACTAACAATAATCTCACCAGCAAACATAACATATAACACAAACACAATCAGCTTTAACATAACAGCAAATAAAGCATTATCATCTTGTAAATATACTCTTAATAACTGGCAAACAAATATAACCATGACAAAATTAAATGACACATACTTCTATAACATAACTCAATTAAACGACGGAAGCTACACAGCAAGGTTCTGGTGTAATGATACAGCTAGCAATGTAAATAATACAGAACAAGTTAGTTTTGTTGTTAATACAACACAACCAGAATTTGGTTGTAATGTTAATGAAAATCATCCTTATGATTACAATGATGATAAAATTTTAAATGGAACAGATATTACATTTTTATTTTTACTTTATCCCCCATACGAATTAGATAATTGTCCTATAGGAAAGATATGTGATTTAGATAAAGATGGATATATGAATGATTCTGATGTTTTATTATTAATTGATTATATTGCAAAGGGTTGTCAGTCTTTTTGTGGAGATAATATTTGTAATGAAAATATAGGAGAAAACTATACTTCTTGTCCTAATGATTGTTTAAAAAAAATTCCAAAAGGAATAGCATACTGGGCAGATATGAATCAAAATTATATAAACAAAACTAATGTAAATGATAGTGTATTAATGATATACAACATAGGAGAAGAATATAACGGACAAGAAATTAATTTTGAAGTTCATGAAGTAGATAAAGGTTTATTTGATGTAGATTGTTCTGGTGACTGGCCTAATGAAGCAAGATATGCAAGAGCAAATGTTATTAATGGAAAAGCAATTGCTTTATGGAAAGCAAGATATTGTTCTAATGGAGAAAGTGATGGAGTTTATTTCATAGCAAAATTAAATGATACTATAAAAAATGAATCAAATATATTAGAAATTTTGCAAGAAAGTGATTCTCCTACTTATTATGAAATTATTGAGCCAAGAGAAGATTTATATTATTATACAAATGAAGAAATAAGATTTATACAAAATACTCACGATATAGATGATATAATTGAATACACTTGGTATTTTGGTGATGGTAACTATGTTTCAGGCAACACATTTACTTACGAAAATTACAATATAACACATAATTATTCTTCTGATGGAAAAAAGGAAGTTATTTTAAAAATAAAATCAAGAGAAACTGAATATTCTTTAAAAAGAAATATTTATGTCATAGATAAAAGTTCAACAAAGAAATATGCTTTTGCTAATATTCGCGAACCTAAAGATAATAATTTCTCTTCTGAAATTGTAAATTTCAGTGCTCTTGGA is a genomic window of Candidatus Pacearchaeota archaeon containing:
- a CDS encoding NosD domain-containing protein — translated: MSVKKIKLIFFIFSLFIIILFFYNSISFVSAATEISSCTTITSPGEYTLTADIINSSASICIDIQANDVTLDCQGYTIDGKDTSNTYGIRVYRSSSTDTNVIIKNCILTDWFGGIYLYRANNNTIINSTSNSNSQYGIYLSSSSNNTIINSIFNSNYYGIYLTSSSNNNTIINSTANSNSQYGIYLASSSNNNQIINSTFNSNSQYGIFLYSSSNNTIINSIFNSNYYGIYLSSSSNNQIINSSLINNIVYDLYLYSSQDSYCQNKLENVIGTDNKPIIYYNETVNIQGWNNNFSELILCNADYSVIKNVNLTHINKKNNGILLVRTDYSNLTNIFVNNSYYGIYLYSSSNNTIINSIFNSNSYGIYLYSSSNNQIINSTANLNSRGIYLYSSSNNTVVNNIIKENNNFDIYIYASKNEDCNNILENNIGSMDRTIKYFNNSINLSNEVLSELILCNADYSVITNITIEASQIKKNNGLIAFLTDNSNFININSSNNWYGIYLSGSNNTIMNNIANSNSDIGILLGGSNNTIMNNIANSNSYGIRISGSNNTIMNNIANNNSGGFGFDLPSLSNSILVNNTANSNNNGIYLDSSSNNQIINSTANLNFRGISLSSSSNNNTLHSNTITKNTQYGIYLSSPDSTPNTIYNNFFNNTNNFYFIGTPRANNWNTTKTSGTNIIGGNYLGGNFWAKPDGTGYSETCSDSDSDGICDSAYILASNNIDYLPLAIYSSIGITPFQLTIISPANITYNTNTISFNITANKALSSCKYTLNNWQTNITMTKLNDTYFYNITQLNDGSYTARFWCNDTASNVNNTEQVSFVVNTTQPEFGCNVNENHPYDYNDDKILNGTDITFLFLLYPPYELDNCPIGKICDLDKDGYMNDSDVLLLIDYIAKGCQSFCGDNICNENIGENYTSCPNDCLKKIPKGIAYWADMNQNYINKTNVNDSVLMIYNIGEEYNGQEINFEVHEVDKGLFDVDCSGDWPNEARYARANVINGKAIALWKARYCSNGESDGVYFIAKLNDTIKNESNILEILQESDSPTYYEIIEPREDLYYYTNEEIRFIQNTHDIDDIIEYTWYFGDGNYVSGNTFTYENYNITHNYSSDGKKEVILKIKSRETEYSLKRNIYVIDKSSTKKYAFANIREPKDNNFSSEIVNFSALGSHAILYNSSTNNITCLIGICLSKDMYNKNILDNIKSYDEMRFYWTFDKGLNELQTNGSSGLNFSLYFQPGQHYVELYVEFDDPIQSEKINNQFNVYPSVGYYCSSGGEYWINSSGDSEDSLNDCYRENVLIFSSKTCCPLGYKCISDICKEEHIETCFDYKTKEDCENYSLEIAKNSIHSLFSAQDLGLKCGGFFFNNTNDGIYVNYIQNCKCIWNETSQKCYAKYEQNNKKIFSNENLNNYGNCTIKEESLTECINGRIRYLNINVFWEGNQPRGCNNLNEAIIPCFSEIILPFISWFSVILFLVILLIYYYKKLKKD